A portion of the Simplicispira suum genome contains these proteins:
- a CDS encoding ParB/RepB/Spo0J family partition protein, translating to MAIRIKLDAKSALAKHTSTALAATQDRFAQAARIVEQKPTVFTQEPPAEPAPKTIPSATASAGPAGFDLSRCVIGSVVAVPLHLIDPNPIGPRVIYKVEDIDKIARTLPASQDDAAHGFVREGRVVLIDGGTRYRAAKISGVGQLDVKFEQAPESEVELYLRARSYNEQRSQTSVIDHALSLQRLLDSGVVNSARELCEKIPDIGGSAQMSESQVSYYLRVARMPRQVIERMSSSAATSQLSILYAVSEIFPKNEAATAEQIELGLQIVDEIKTRELTHKQTVALVKSRLGEEPKQRRERSLQQQIAYGPYKGQIKCFGKRGQVDLSLRGVKEEDMPALQGEIDALVKRFVQERSG from the coding sequence ATGGCCATCAGAATCAAGCTCGACGCGAAATCTGCTCTCGCCAAGCACACGAGTACAGCCCTTGCCGCGACGCAGGATCGTTTCGCTCAGGCCGCTCGCATCGTGGAGCAGAAGCCTACGGTTTTCACTCAAGAACCTCCTGCCGAACCAGCGCCAAAGACCATCCCTTCGGCTACTGCCTCCGCGGGCCCAGCGGGGTTCGATCTCTCGCGGTGCGTCATCGGCAGCGTCGTGGCTGTTCCTCTTCACCTGATTGACCCCAATCCCATTGGTCCTCGGGTGATCTACAAGGTCGAGGACATCGACAAGATTGCGCGCACGCTCCCGGCCTCCCAGGACGATGCGGCCCACGGTTTCGTACGCGAGGGGAGGGTGGTCCTGATTGACGGCGGCACGCGCTACAGGGCGGCAAAGATCTCCGGTGTCGGCCAACTGGATGTCAAATTCGAGCAGGCCCCTGAGTCCGAAGTGGAACTCTATTTGCGTGCGCGCTCGTACAACGAGCAGCGGTCCCAGACTTCCGTGATTGACCACGCCTTGAGTCTGCAGCGCTTGCTCGATTCTGGTGTCGTGAACTCTGCGCGTGAGCTTTGCGAGAAGATCCCCGACATCGGCGGCTCGGCCCAGATGTCCGAATCGCAGGTGAGCTACTACTTGCGCGTCGCACGCATGCCTCGGCAAGTTATTGAGCGCATGTCTTCGTCCGCCGCTACAAGCCAGCTTTCGATCTTGTATGCCGTGAGCGAAATCTTTCCCAAAAACGAAGCCGCCACGGCCGAACAAATCGAACTGGGCCTGCAGATCGTCGATGAGATCAAGACGCGTGAGCTGACCCACAAGCAGACGGTTGCTCTGGTTAAGTCGCGCCTGGGCGAAGAACCAAAGCAGCGGCGTGAGCGAAGCCTGCAGCAGCAAATTGCGTATGGACCGTACAAGGGCCAGATCAAGTGCTTCGGCAAGCGTGGCCAGGTTGATTTGTCGCTTCGCGGCGTGAAGGAAGAGGACATGCCGGCGCTACAGGGTGAAATTGATGCTCTTGTGAAGCGATTTGTGCAGGAGCGATCGGGCTGA
- a CDS encoding replication initiation protein gives MPAAHSKPSARAPSSAAAGSTVTDLVMVDHHGAEVFKPHQAVAVSPSPGMKITLLMRKFFNILLHTVQEQGDQETYRAPMSDIFSTAAMDPRNMETAKETLRSMAKTTVEWDRIRGEEDDVLSWGISALLADAEFLTVGGRLYLEWSYSPKVRQRLLDPYRYVQLPLAIFNNFRSGSAAALYEICMKYLTNYNGLTNKAQWEWWKPRISGINDSKSTGEYRFFKRDTLMPAINEVNAVSGLQVSLLEFKTGRKITHLQFSVQRKPQSMLPLESSEDLIDVDILRRMEALGLAKSTIDVLYTENEPEVLAATLDFVESRVAKGGIKSPAALFRDALKKGYGAAEASKPSKDETTKAQRKKQKSDFGSDADDPPSKLAAIEEYIKGLSSNELKPLQTQFEAQATGLIKEQFVKSGMKTKIVRVAFAQFVADNGLAQAT, from the coding sequence ATGCCTGCCGCTCACTCCAAGCCTTCCGCGAGAGCCCCATCGTCTGCCGCTGCTGGTTCTACCGTTACTGATCTGGTCATGGTCGATCATCACGGTGCGGAGGTGTTCAAGCCGCATCAGGCGGTTGCTGTGTCCCCTTCTCCGGGCATGAAGATCACGCTGCTGATGCGTAAGTTCTTCAATATCCTTTTGCACACGGTTCAGGAGCAGGGCGATCAAGAGACGTACCGAGCGCCGATGTCAGATATTTTTTCGACGGCCGCAATGGATCCGCGGAACATGGAGACTGCCAAGGAAACCCTGCGTTCCATGGCCAAAACGACTGTGGAGTGGGATCGTATTCGGGGTGAAGAGGATGATGTTTTGTCTTGGGGTATTTCTGCCCTGCTGGCCGATGCTGAGTTTCTGACGGTTGGAGGACGGCTGTATCTAGAGTGGTCCTACAGCCCGAAGGTGCGTCAGCGTTTGCTGGATCCTTACCGATATGTGCAGCTTCCTCTGGCGATCTTCAACAATTTTCGTTCGGGGTCGGCCGCGGCTCTGTATGAGATTTGCATGAAGTATTTGACCAACTACAACGGTCTGACGAACAAGGCGCAGTGGGAATGGTGGAAACCAAGGATTTCAGGGATTAACGACTCGAAATCTACGGGGGAGTATCGGTTTTTCAAGCGCGACACGTTGATGCCTGCCATCAATGAAGTAAATGCCGTTTCAGGGCTTCAGGTGTCATTGTTGGAGTTCAAGACGGGCCGCAAAATCACTCACCTGCAGTTTTCAGTGCAGCGCAAGCCTCAGTCGATGCTTCCGCTTGAATCTAGTGAGGATTTGATTGATGTTGACATTCTCCGGCGTATGGAGGCTCTAGGGCTTGCCAAGTCAACGATTGACGTTCTCTACACAGAAAACGAACCAGAGGTTTTGGCTGCGACCTTGGATTTTGTTGAATCGCGTGTTGCCAAAGGTGGAATCAAGTCTCCTGCGGCTCTCTTCAGGGATGCGCTCAAAAAGGGCTATGGTGCCGCAGAGGCATCCAAGCCTTCCAAGGATGAGACTACAAAAGCGCAGCGCAAGAAACAAAAATCAGATTTTGGTTCAGACGCGGATGATCCACCATCAAAACTTGCCGCGATCGAGGAATACATAAAAGGCCTTTCCTCGAATGAGTTGAAGCCCCTTCAGACGCAGTTTGAAGCACAGGCGACTGGACTGATCAAGGAGCAATTTGTCAAATCCGGGATGAAGACCAAGATCGTGCGGGTGGCCTTTGCTCAATTCGTTGCCGACAACGGCTTGGCCCAGGCCACGTGA
- the mobI gene encoding conjugative transfer protein MobI(A/C), translating to MEMQEAHESAKESLVGYLDTIHGQMEALVTAHLAACDQLETQKTDWKDRSILRLGMHKSGNHLQVKWFTIKWYGKGTARKSVKGSIRKSPNEDTYSMAQLREKAQEWEWPLVEATEIRLGILRRQASFVAKALTSLRYGQMALDKYAAWEPKAQD from the coding sequence ATGGAAATGCAAGAAGCGCACGAGAGTGCAAAAGAGAGCTTGGTTGGGTACCTGGACACCATCCATGGGCAAATGGAGGCGCTGGTGACTGCGCACCTGGCTGCGTGCGACCAACTGGAGACCCAGAAGACCGACTGGAAAGATCGAAGCATCTTGCGGCTGGGCATGCACAAGAGCGGCAACCACCTGCAGGTGAAGTGGTTCACGATCAAGTGGTACGGAAAGGGGACGGCACGCAAGAGCGTGAAGGGTTCAATCAGGAAGTCGCCGAACGAAGACACGTACTCAATGGCTCAGCTACGCGAAAAGGCCCAGGAATGGGAATGGCCACTGGTTGAGGCGACTGAGATTCGGTTGGGAATTCTGCGGAGACAGGCGTCATTCGTTGCGAAGGCCTTGACCTCTCTGCGCTACGGCCAAATGGCGCTGGACAAGTACGCTGCCTGGGAGCCGAAAGCCCAAGATTGA